From the Chitinolyticbacter meiyuanensis genome, one window contains:
- a CDS encoding PAS domain S-box protein, protein MHFAFAAARRNAAFTAIVTLLLGLVITVLVAAEMQKQQAHELVRALDHKTEVLGAEVTTLMGRYEYGLRGLRGVVLTAGENGLRREHILQYTNSRDYQKEFPGARGFGFIRRVPEHATAQFSVQAAQEQPSFRVHQLIPHWGERFVIQYVAPEENNHEAIGLDIASEPNRNRAAILAMQTGKPQLTAPITLVQAAGAAQQSFLLLLPVYRGAIAPEKPYDRARATLGWTYAPLLMQDVLAGLKAEQAGLLVSITDVTDRNQVTFFTTPVPEHFRVHGWQTARMQIFGRIWELRTAALDGFVAARKFTPIPLVVLVGVTTSIVLALLFALLCLNWLRRNEITAVRARQAAIVDGALDAVIALDPHGNVVGWNRSAEAMFGYAESEVLGKKAIRLLSSRASRSEAFSIMRRIREGLSVRHFDTQLRTAWSEPIAVSVSVVPIFDRAGEITGAAATIRDISEKKAAEAAVLAMNAALEQQVGVRTKELDLARDTLQTVLDAVPTMIGYWDRDEINRFANRAYHEWFGLDPGVMVGQSAADILGHQLYAEAEPRMQAVLEGRVQRFDRELKPSNGGVAHHMQVQYLPRWDGEHVVGFYSIVHDVTDLLESQSQLAQSLREKQSLLDTINTQFLFSVTDRQGRIIEANDNLVEISGYSRDELVGNDHHMLSSGLHSDAFWEVMWTTVTAGQPWHGEVSIRSKTGDVYWLDTVIAPMFDQDGAIDRFLALRTNVTARKSAENELVRLNKLLADILRAASEVSIVATTPTGTVTVFNEGARRMLGYDESDVVGEVTPLAFHETAEIEARAAELATQYQVTLAGFEALVKRAEAEGRDTAEWSYVTRDGRRVPVSLVVTTMRSPDGEVEGFLFIATDVSLELQHRQELISARDQLMLAAQVAQLGIWSWDPASNAVSWNDRMFELYDQPVSLQTSRQLHFEHWRERVHPDDVEMAEAALNATLEQGRPYNVMFRIIRRDGSLRFLQAGAHVERDAQHHPIKVTGINLDVTDQRLLEQGLIEAKHQADTANRAKSAFLASMSHEIRTPMNAVLGMLQLIRQTKLTAAQADYAAKAQTAAQALLELLNDILDFSKIEADKLSLDAHPFELEGVMRDLAAVLSGNEEDKDLEVLYAMAPTLPSVVVGDRLRLQQVLINLAGNAIKFTEKGQVVVSIEQLARTAGMVTLRFAVSDTGIGISAERQEEIFQGFVQAEASTARRYGGTGLGLAISRNLVQLMGGRLSVESEPARGSRFWFDITLPVDSNLPIVDPETTGRYRVLVVDDNPTTANLLTQATASLGWQTEYAESGEAAIERVRRAQQEQRSFDVILMDWRMPGMDGATAAQKIKDLCHDAMLPIIVMVTAFGREALGRLVEQGPVPFAACLTKPVTLQQLADAVRQAQDDSALPPSEEPELRKQRLDGLRLLVVEDNALNRQIATELLRGEGAEVYAAEGGVRGVEMVTQGPQAFDAVLMDIQMPDIDGLEATRRIRADRRYLGLPILAMTANASAADRDACIAAGMDAHIPKPIQLDNLVGTLCAVLDGIKGTHAKGDSIQETLMDLAAIEPLPSLLQRLGGHRDVYRAALESFEGEGRRLVDVLIEQGSANDREGAIETLHTFAGIAGTLGAIGVYERAQHLERRIKDDAELYDVLTTSELASLRRNVGFAVQALFAALDA, encoded by the coding sequence ATGCATTTTGCATTTGCCGCTGCCCGTCGCAATGCGGCGTTCACGGCCATAGTGACTCTGCTGCTCGGATTGGTCATCACCGTGCTGGTCGCCGCGGAGATGCAAAAGCAGCAGGCGCACGAACTCGTGCGCGCACTTGACCATAAAACCGAAGTATTGGGCGCCGAAGTTACCACATTGATGGGGCGCTACGAATACGGCCTTCGGGGACTCCGTGGCGTCGTTCTGACTGCTGGAGAAAACGGGCTCAGACGTGAGCACATCCTTCAGTACACCAATTCGCGTGACTATCAGAAGGAGTTTCCTGGAGCGCGTGGATTCGGCTTCATTCGTCGCGTTCCAGAGCATGCGACGGCGCAGTTTTCAGTGCAGGCCGCCCAGGAGCAGCCTAGCTTCCGAGTACATCAGCTGATTCCCCACTGGGGTGAGCGATTCGTCATTCAGTACGTAGCCCCCGAAGAGAACAACCATGAAGCGATTGGGCTGGACATCGCTTCAGAGCCAAATCGGAACCGTGCTGCCATCTTGGCGATGCAGACTGGCAAGCCGCAGCTGACTGCGCCAATTACCTTAGTGCAGGCTGCTGGCGCGGCACAGCAGTCCTTTCTGTTGCTGCTCCCAGTTTATCGAGGCGCGATAGCGCCTGAAAAACCATACGACCGAGCTCGGGCGACACTGGGTTGGACGTATGCCCCATTGCTTATGCAGGACGTGCTGGCAGGGTTGAAGGCAGAGCAGGCAGGGCTCCTGGTTTCCATCACTGATGTGACAGACAGGAATCAGGTGACCTTTTTCACGACGCCTGTCCCCGAGCACTTCCGGGTGCATGGCTGGCAGACCGCTCGCATGCAGATCTTCGGCAGAATCTGGGAGCTGCGAACCGCAGCGCTGGATGGATTCGTTGCCGCTCGCAAATTCACACCGATACCTTTGGTAGTTCTCGTTGGTGTGACAACTTCGATCGTGCTTGCGTTGCTGTTCGCTTTGCTTTGTCTCAACTGGTTGCGCCGGAACGAGATTACTGCGGTGCGGGCACGGCAGGCGGCGATTGTCGACGGAGCGCTCGATGCGGTGATTGCATTGGATCCGCACGGCAATGTTGTCGGGTGGAACCGTAGCGCCGAGGCCATGTTTGGCTATGCCGAGTCGGAGGTTTTGGGCAAGAAAGCGATCCGGTTGCTCTCGTCTCGAGCCTCTCGCTCCGAAGCGTTCTCGATCATGCGCCGGATACGGGAGGGGTTGTCTGTCCGGCATTTTGATACGCAGCTTCGAACCGCCTGGTCTGAGCCGATCGCGGTCTCCGTTTCCGTCGTACCGATCTTCGACCGTGCAGGTGAGATAACCGGAGCGGCGGCCACGATTCGGGACATCAGCGAGAAGAAGGCCGCAGAGGCTGCAGTGCTTGCCATGAATGCTGCGCTCGAGCAGCAGGTTGGGGTGAGGACCAAGGAATTGGACCTTGCCAGAGATACATTGCAGACGGTGCTCGACGCGGTGCCCACCATGATTGGCTATTGGGATAGGGACGAAATCAATCGGTTTGCCAACCGCGCATATCACGAATGGTTCGGCCTGGACCCAGGGGTGATGGTCGGCCAAAGTGCTGCAGATATTCTGGGGCACCAGCTGTACGCAGAAGCTGAGCCGCGGATGCAAGCGGTCCTGGAAGGGCGGGTACAGCGTTTTGATCGCGAGCTCAAGCCGTCCAATGGTGGCGTGGCACACCATATGCAGGTGCAATACTTGCCCCGATGGGATGGCGAACACGTTGTAGGTTTCTACTCCATCGTCCACGACGTGACTGATTTGCTGGAAAGTCAGTCGCAGCTTGCCCAGAGCCTGCGAGAGAAGCAGTCGTTGCTCGACACCATCAACACGCAGTTCTTGTTTTCGGTGACGGACCGGCAAGGCCGGATCATCGAGGCCAACGACAATTTGGTCGAGATATCGGGCTATTCGCGTGACGAGCTGGTTGGCAACGACCATCACATGCTGAGCTCAGGCCTCCATTCCGATGCGTTCTGGGAGGTGATGTGGACCACCGTCACGGCGGGTCAGCCATGGCATGGTGAGGTGTCCATTCGCTCGAAGACGGGCGACGTGTATTGGCTAGACACTGTGATTGCGCCGATGTTTGATCAGGATGGCGCAATTGACCGTTTCCTTGCGCTTCGCACCAACGTCACCGCGCGCAAATCCGCTGAAAATGAATTGGTGCGGCTGAACAAACTGCTGGCTGACATCCTTCGCGCTGCTTCGGAGGTCTCCATCGTCGCAACGACCCCAACGGGCACCGTGACGGTATTCAATGAAGGGGCTCGGCGAATGCTGGGCTACGACGAGAGCGACGTCGTTGGTGAGGTTACGCCGTTAGCGTTCCATGAAACTGCTGAAATTGAAGCCCGCGCGGCGGAGCTCGCAACGCAATATCAAGTCACATTGGCTGGATTTGAAGCGCTGGTCAAAAGAGCGGAAGCGGAAGGCCGCGACACGGCAGAATGGAGCTACGTCACGCGTGACGGACGCCGCGTTCCTGTTTCTCTTGTCGTGACCACGATGCGCTCTCCAGACGGAGAGGTCGAAGGGTTCCTCTTCATCGCGACCGACGTATCTTTGGAGCTTCAGCACCGCCAGGAACTGATTTCCGCCCGTGACCAACTGATGTTGGCCGCGCAGGTTGCTCAGTTGGGCATCTGGAGCTGGGATCCAGCGTCCAATGCCGTGAGCTGGAATGACCGGATGTTTGAGCTCTACGACCAGCCGGTTTCTTTGCAGACCTCCCGACAGCTCCACTTCGAACACTGGAGAGAGCGGGTCCATCCTGATGATGTTGAAATGGCCGAGGCGGCGTTGAATGCAACCTTGGAGCAGGGGCGCCCGTACAACGTCATGTTTCGCATCATCCGGCGCGATGGCTCGCTGCGGTTTTTGCAAGCGGGAGCACATGTCGAGCGCGATGCACAGCATCACCCCATCAAGGTTACTGGCATCAATCTCGATGTGACTGACCAACGCTTGCTCGAACAGGGGTTGATCGAAGCCAAGCATCAGGCGGATACAGCGAATCGCGCAAAATCTGCGTTCCTCGCCAGCATGAGCCACGAGATCAGGACGCCGATGAACGCGGTGCTTGGGATGCTGCAGCTTATCCGGCAAACCAAGCTCACAGCGGCTCAAGCAGACTACGCTGCGAAAGCCCAGACAGCGGCACAGGCGCTGTTGGAGCTATTGAACGACATCCTCGATTTTTCGAAGATCGAGGCGGACAAACTAAGCCTGGATGCTCATCCGTTCGAACTTGAAGGCGTGATGCGGGATCTTGCCGCGGTGCTTTCGGGGAATGAGGAGGACAAGGATCTTGAGGTGCTGTATGCCATGGCTCCGACATTGCCGAGTGTCGTCGTCGGTGATCGATTGCGCCTGCAGCAGGTACTGATCAACCTCGCGGGCAATGCCATTAAGTTCACCGAAAAGGGTCAAGTCGTGGTGAGCATCGAGCAGCTCGCTCGCACAGCAGGCATGGTGACGCTGCGTTTCGCGGTTTCCGATACGGGGATCGGCATTTCCGCTGAGCGCCAAGAAGAAATCTTTCAGGGATTCGTCCAAGCGGAGGCGTCAACAGCGCGGCGATACGGCGGCACCGGCTTGGGGTTGGCGATCAGTCGCAACCTGGTTCAGTTGATGGGTGGCCGATTGAGTGTTGAGAGCGAACCTGCGCGAGGCAGCCGGTTCTGGTTCGACATCACCCTCCCGGTTGACTCCAACCTGCCGATCGTCGATCCCGAAACCACAGGGCGATATCGGGTGCTGGTGGTAGACGACAACCCAACAACCGCAAATCTGCTGACCCAAGCGACTGCATCTCTCGGATGGCAAACGGAGTATGCAGAGAGCGGCGAGGCGGCGATTGAACGTGTCCGACGGGCCCAGCAGGAGCAGCGGTCATTCGACGTGATCCTGATGGACTGGCGAATGCCGGGCATGGATGGCGCAACTGCTGCGCAGAAGATCAAGGACCTGTGCCACGACGCAATGTTGCCGATCATTGTCATGGTGACGGCTTTTGGTCGCGAGGCGCTCGGCCGACTTGTAGAACAAGGTCCAGTACCGTTTGCCGCGTGCTTGACCAAGCCTGTGACCTTGCAGCAACTGGCCGACGCTGTTCGACAAGCACAGGACGATAGTGCGCTACCACCTAGCGAAGAGCCGGAGCTTCGTAAACAGCGGCTGGATGGTCTGCGATTGCTGGTCGTTGAGGACAATGCGCTGAACCGGCAGATTGCGACAGAACTGCTCCGTGGCGAGGGGGCTGAGGTCTATGCCGCAGAGGGCGGAGTACGTGGTGTTGAGATGGTGACCCAGGGACCGCAGGCCTTTGACGCGGTACTCATGGATATCCAGATGCCAGACATTGATGGATTGGAAGCGACGCGGCGTATTCGAGCAGATCGCCGCTATCTGGGGCTTCCGATCCTGGCCATGACGGCCAACGCCTCTGCGGCAGACCGCGATGCCTGCATTGCTGCTGGCATGGACGCACACATTCCAAAGCCGATCCAACTCGACAATCTGGTTGGCACCCTCTGCGCGGTACTTGATGGCATCAAGGGCACCCACGCGAAGGGAGATTCGATACAAGAAACGCTGATGGATCTGGCAGCGATCGAACCATTGCCGTCATTACTCCAACGGCTGGGAGGACACAGAGATGTTTACCGAGCTGCTCTTGAAAGCTTTGAAGGGGAGGGCAGGCGGCTCGTCGACGTGTTGATCGAACAGGGCAGTGCGAATGATCGGGAAGGGGCGATCGAGACGCTACATACATTCGCAGGGATAGCAGGAACGTTGGGTGCCATCGGTGTCTACGAGCGCGCGCAGCACCTCGAGCGGCGGATCAAGGATGATGCTGAGCTGTACGATGTACTCACGACCAGCGAGCTCGCCAGCCTGCGCCGAAATGTTGGGTTTGCCGTGCAGGCGCTGTTTGCGGCACTGGATGCGTAA
- a CDS encoding methyl-accepting chemotaxis protein has product MLANPTKTVSIKQLFIALLVITAVLMVLIIAATRALNNANAELGQAQASRYQSYLLADELRQSSDDLTRLARTYVLTGDARYEQQYFAIVDIRNGKRPRPQQYDRIYWDFVAANDQPPRPDGAAADLIDLMKQAGFSKEELTKLEEAKSYSDTLVKTETIAMNAVKGHFDDGKGGFTRVDAPNLEMARELMHNREYHINKARIMKPVDEFFVLLDARTRGAVEAAETHAHQLENTIYALLGLSFAVLVASLWLVYRVINRQLGGEPRVAMALLQEIAAGNLATDVPVRQHDSNSMLFHLRLMVNKLTEVIGDVSESATALASASEEISSSAQALSQNASEQAASVEQTSASVEEISATVAQNSENARVTDGMATRSAQDAGEGGEAVKQTVSAMRQIAGKIGIIDDIAYQTNLLALNAAIEAARAGEHGKGFAVVAAEVRKLAERSQVAAQEISEVASSSVTLAERAGTLLDQMVPSIRKTADLVQEISAASSEQTTGLEQINTAVTQLAQTTQMNASASEELSSTAEEMSAQAIQLQEMIGFFRIAHSTLRS; this is encoded by the coding sequence ATGCTGGCAAATCCGACCAAGACCGTGAGCATCAAGCAGTTGTTTATCGCACTGCTCGTCATTACCGCTGTGCTGATGGTGCTGATCATTGCGGCGACCAGGGCGCTCAACAACGCGAATGCTGAACTCGGCCAGGCTCAAGCCAGCCGCTATCAGTCATATCTGCTGGCCGATGAGCTTCGGCAAAGTTCGGATGACCTGACCCGGCTAGCCCGCACCTATGTGCTGACCGGCGACGCCCGATACGAGCAGCAATACTTCGCCATTGTCGATATCCGGAACGGCAAACGTCCGCGTCCGCAGCAATACGATCGAATCTATTGGGATTTCGTTGCCGCGAACGACCAGCCACCACGCCCCGATGGTGCTGCCGCCGACTTGATCGACCTGATGAAACAAGCCGGTTTTTCCAAAGAAGAGCTGACCAAATTGGAGGAAGCCAAGTCCTACTCCGATACGCTGGTCAAGACTGAAACCATTGCCATGAATGCCGTGAAAGGCCATTTCGATGACGGCAAGGGCGGCTTCACCCGGGTTGATGCACCCAACCTGGAAATGGCCCGCGAGCTGATGCACAACCGTGAATACCATATCAACAAGGCACGCATCATGAAGCCAGTAGACGAGTTCTTCGTACTACTGGATGCACGGACCCGCGGTGCAGTCGAAGCTGCAGAGACGCATGCGCATCAACTGGAAAACACAATCTACGCGCTACTGGGTCTGTCGTTCGCGGTCCTGGTCGCCAGCCTTTGGCTCGTTTACCGCGTGATCAATCGCCAGCTTGGCGGAGAGCCTCGTGTCGCCATGGCGCTCCTGCAAGAGATTGCAGCCGGCAATCTCGCCACCGACGTTCCGGTACGCCAGCACGACTCGAACAGCATGCTGTTTCATCTGCGGCTGATGGTGAACAAGCTGACTGAAGTGATCGGCGATGTCTCCGAATCGGCAACCGCCCTCGCCTCTGCCTCCGAAGAAATCTCGTCCTCAGCGCAGGCACTCAGCCAGAACGCATCCGAACAGGCTGCTAGCGTTGAGCAAACCAGCGCCTCAGTCGAAGAGATCTCGGCCACGGTGGCGCAGAACTCGGAAAATGCCCGCGTCACCGACGGCATGGCGACCAGGAGCGCCCAGGATGCCGGCGAAGGTGGCGAGGCGGTGAAGCAGACGGTTTCGGCGATGCGGCAGATTGCCGGCAAGATCGGCATCATCGACGACATCGCCTACCAGACCAACCTGCTGGCGCTGAATGCCGCGATCGAAGCCGCGCGGGCAGGCGAGCACGGCAAGGGCTTCGCCGTGGTGGCGGCCGAGGTGCGCAAGCTGGCCGAGCGTAGCCAGGTGGCAGCGCAGGAAATTAGCGAGGTCGCATCAAGCAGCGTGACACTGGCAGAACGCGCGGGCACGCTGCTCGACCAGATGGTGCCCTCGATCCGCAAGACGGCAGATCTGGTACAGGAAATCAGTGCGGCCAGCAGCGAACAGACAACCGGCCTCGAACAGATCAATACCGCGGTGACTCAGCTGGCGCAGACCACACAGATGAATGCCTCAGCTTCAGAGGAACTGAGCTCCACCGCGGAGGAAATGAGTGCCCAAGCGATTCAATTGCAGGAAATGATTGGGTTTTTTCGAATTGCGCATAGCACACTGCGCAGCTGA